Part of the Bacillota bacterium genome, TAGTGACGCTAGCCTCATACTCCGCAAGCTGAGGGAGGAAAGAACATTGGAAAGCCGTATGAGGGAAAACTTCACGTACGGTTTGATGAGAAGGGGCAGGTGGCCACCTGTCCTTTACTCTACATATTAGGCACTTAATTTGTCCCAAATGGTTGTTGCTACTGGATCTGTGACATCATTTACCTGTTTACTTTTAAGGTCTTTTGATGTTACATTAATAATGTACACAACATTATTAACTTTAATTTGCACAAAATCCTGTAAGAAGATTACAGTTTCACCAACTGTATTGAGGTTATTTCGAATTTGTAATATTTGTATGAATATAAACGAAAAAAACATTGCAGAGAAATAACCTTCAAGCTTCTTAGGGTCACGTGCCTGGACTTTTTCAAAGTTAAGGTGTTGCTTGATATCTCTGAAGCTTGTATGTTAATTCCAAAATAATATCATGTATACCATGTTTGGAAACAGAAATATCATTTATATAATTATTGATATTTTTCAAACGAATCCCTGCTAAAAATATATCAAATATGGTTTACATAATATAGCTGTAACTGTAAATGCTTCGCCCAATGCTGTCCCAGCATATAAAGCTCTTGGATTTGTAGAACAGGGTGGTGAACAATGTATGAACGGTATAAGGTTTATACCAATGGTTTATTTTCTAAAGCCTGTAAGGCTGGTTTATCCGTCTGTGGAGTATAAAGAAAGCTTCATTGCAGCTAATGAGGAATACAAAAGCATGGGAGAGGCTTTTGAGAATATTGAAAAGCTTGAAGCGGATTTTGTAGGTTATATTGACAGGTTGAATAACTATCGAAAGGGCATAGACTTGCCGGAGAATTGGGTACCATACACCACCTTCTGGTTGGTTGAGGGTAATGAGGGTAATGAGTACATAGGCACTGGTTATGTGCGCCATGCTTTGACAAATAATTTAAAGGCTATTGGCGGGCATATTGGGTACGGTATACGCCCAAGTTGCCGCAGAAAAGGCTACGGCAGGTTTATTCTGAAGCTGCTGCTTGAAGAAGCTGCAAAACTCGGTATAAGGAATGCCCTTGTTACCTGTTCTCCGGATAATGAAGGTTCAAAACGTATTATTGAAGCTAATGGCGGTATCCTTCTAGATGAGATTATAGCCGAACTTGACGGGAAGCCGAGAAAAACTTTGAGGTACAGGATAAATACTGGTTTCACCAACAATATGCTTTGGGATGAAAAAGGTATTTGGTACCACGGCTCACCCCATGTTTTTGATGTATTACGTGCAGGCAGTACAATAACGCAAGATGAAAAGCTTGCACGTGCATTTTCGCACAAGCCTAGTGCTTTATTAGTTGATGATTGTGGTGGAATAACTCACAATGGCACTCAACCGGGGTTTCTCTATGCAATTGATGAAGCCATAATCCCCGGAGAGGATATATATCTTCATCCGCGCACCACAATGACCCTGGGCAAAGAATGGTTGACTGTCCGTGAACTAAAGGTAAGGTTGATAGATATTGATGAATGTAAGTGGAGTAACTTATGAATGTGCTATTAAAGGTCCACAATTATCGGTTGAAGCGGAAAACCACAATGGGGGAAACAATAGTATTGCGCCCGATGATGGAGAGCGACTGGTCGCTGCTAGAGGAGTGGAATAACGACCCCAATGTTCTTTATTATAGTGAAGCAGAAGACGTGCAAGGCTGGCCACCTAATGCAGTACGAGAGCTTTACAGGAGCGTATCGCAAAACGCTTTTTGCTTCATCATTGAATACAACGATATTCCAGTCGGAGAATGCTGGTTGCAAAAGATGAATCTGCCTGATATTACGAAAGAGTTTTCAGGCCTTGATACAAGAAGGATAGACATAATGATAGGAGAGAAAGATTATTGGGGGAGAGGTATTGGGACCACCACCATCAGCCTTCTCACTAAATTAGGTTTTGAAGACGAAAAAGCAGATATTATATTTGGGTGCAATATTGCAGATTACAATAAAAGGAGCTTGTGTGCCTTCTTAAAAAACGGTTTTGAACTTTACAAGACAGTAGAAGAACCAGAGGGATGCAAGGCAAAACATTCTTATTATGTACTTCTTAAAAAAGAAAGGTATGCAGAGATTTTGTTTGCACGATACAGAGGCATTAATCAGTTTGGGAAGGCTTATGAATATATGCTGTCTAATGATACCCATGCGCCTGGTTCGGTCGATAGGATGCTGGCAGATAAGATGGTGCGGCTTTGTGATGATACAAAGAAGCTTCTTTATGCTGAACCGGTGCCATGCAGTTATGAGAAAGGTTTACGGCCAGCTCTTGAGGCATTTGTTGAACATGCTGTTAGAGGTGCCGACAGCGATGAGGAAATACTGGACCGTTTGCTTGACGCGCTGTTGCCAATTGTAAAAAAGGGCGAAGATATAACCCTTGACCAAATGCTTTTCGGCGGCCTGGAAGAAGAAATAATCATGCGTGGTAGCGACTGGTGCACAGATATGGCCCGGGTAGCTTGCATATTGGCGCAGCTGGCCGGTATTCCTGCAAGAATAATATATGCTTTCAATCTGAAGTCGGCATACTCAGGACATGCGTTGATTGAGGCCTTTTATAGAGGGAAATGGGGTGTAGTTGATCCAATAAGGGGTATGCGCTACCTAAAAGGGGAAGATGGCTCGCCTGCCTCGGCATGGGATTTGATGAATAAGAATCCAGTAAAAGCTTTTTCTGCCGGACGTGCTGATGTTGTTGATTATGATCAATATTTGGGTGTTGCAGTTGCTGATTATAAAGTTTCAGATCGAAAGCAATTTGACTACTCGGTTTCAACTTTGAATGATTATTGTAAAGCAATACTTGAAGAAAGCATAAAGGGTTGGCCTAATGGTTTGAGGTGGATTTTTGGAGAGGATAGTAATTGATTCATTCTATATAAAATTCCCAATATGGAAATATATCAAGTGTTTTCTTTTGCTTGCTTTTCGACGCTTGAGGCACGTTGAGTGCGTAGTTCTGATGTCAAATGTAAAAAACGTATAAGGGATGAAGAGCGGCTTAAATACAGGGTTTTCTGGTGTTTTGCCACTTGTGGCAGGGGTGTTGGTGGGTGGTCAGGATGCCGGAAAGCCCTGTTTTTTTGTTTGTGTGATTGCCCGAGGGAATATATCTACCGCCTTCCGGAGTTGCTTTCAGTGGGCAGGGTTATAAAGAAAAAAAGATGTGTTTTGAAGTTTTTTGATGTGAAGATTATAAATGTCCAAAATGTGGGCATGATGAGTATTATTGTATTAAAACCCGGAAGTTTATGTGCAGCATATGTTTGACTTTTATTAATTATTTATGGATAATATTGTAAAAACAGGGGTGAGAAGATGGTGGTAACCATCCAAAAAGGTGCCGGAGGTCGCTTGATTGTACGATTTCCATATTCCAGGGAAACTGTTGAAAAGATACGCCGGATAGAAGGGCGTAAGTAGCATCCGGAAGAAAAGTTTTGGACAGTTCCTGCGGATAAAAACACTGAAATGAAAGTCCGTCAGTTATTCTCATGTGATCAATTGAATTTCATAGCATCAGAGCATGAAACTGAACAAGAGATACTTTCATGTATGGCACCGGAACCCGAAGCAGCATCGTCCAGCAGGATCAACAGTAGATTCGGAGACGAGGTTGTTGCCTAAATCGTGGAGCGTGGTTGTTTTGCCAAAACTTTTAGAAGAACTTCAGTTGAAGGGCTACAGTCCTAAAACCCGCAAGAGTTATATTGGTCATGTGAGAAGATTTGCGTTGTTTTTCGGAGATGAACCCGAGAGAGTAGTCGTTGAACATGTACGCCAATATCTTTTAGAGCTGATATCAAAGCACAATCATTCCCATGTATATGTCAACCAGGCAGCCAGTGCATTGAAGTTTTTAATGGCGAATGTTTTAAAGGACAAGGTAGCAGAGTGTATTGATATACCCCGGTGTAAAAAAGAATAGAAACTTCCGATGGGGCATGCAAGCTCTAAGACAACAGAGATTTATACCCATGTATGTGAAAAAGATATACAAAGGATCCGTAGCCACATGGATGATTTTATGAATCTCTCTACCATAGTGCAATTTCCCGAAACAGGTTCGGAAATCCCTCTACATAGGGAGATTACCCGCAATAGGCTCGGGAATCCCTCCACATAGGTAGATAACACGAGACAGGTTCAGGAATAAGGTGTTATATAAAATACGGCAGGAAAAACGGAGCGCCCGTACGGGGCGCGAAGGTTTGAAAGTGGAACTGGCAGTGATAAATAAAAGAAAGGGGATTCTTTTGGAAGAGTTAGAAATAAGGGTTTGTTCGGATGAGGAACTGGATTTACTGGCGATTCTGAATAAGCAACTAATTGAAGATGAAAAACACGATAATAAAATGAATATTGAACAGCTTCGGGAAAGAATGAAAGGGTTTATTCATACGGATTATGTTGCATATTTATTTGAGAGAAATTCGGAAACCATAGGATATGCTTTGATTGATCATACGAGAAAACCATTATATCTACGGCAATTCTTTATTTGTAGGGAAGTCAGAAGACAGGGATACGGAAAAACTGCATTTAAAAAGTTAATCGAGTTATTAAATACTGAAACCGTTGATATTGAAGTATTGTCATGGAATGATAGAGGTATAGGGTTTTGGAGGTCGTTAGGATTTAAAGGGTAGTGTCAAAAGTTTTATGAAAAAATGAAAAGGGCAAATTCGGGTCGCGGTAAGTAATTTCATGAAGTTGGGCAAGTAAGTTAATTCATGGAGTTGGCGCGACCACATCGATTCGACTAAGATAAGAACTATCTAAATCGAATCGACGTCAGTAATGCGCAGCCGTTAGGTGAAATATCGCTCTTCAACGTCGCCCGAGCCTCCGGCCGTCGCGCGAAAAATAAATGACAATCTAAGTAATAGTAAAATATTATGCATTTAAAGTGAGGTTATTGTTATGAGTAAAAAAAGGATTCCATTTATACACCACATTGAATTGAATGTTACGGATATTAAAAAATCAGTTGCTTTTTACTCTCCTATACTCAAATGGTTAGGATTCAGAAGATTCGTGGTTAGAGGGTGGGTTAGCGATAATCTGTTGATATGTATTTGGAGAAAGACAGTAAAAGAAAAAAGGTTGGTAGATGGAGCAGGATTACATCATTTGGCCTTTGGAGTTGAAACTCAAGAAGAAGTTGATGCCTTCTATAATGAGGTACTTTTAAAGATTAATGGAGTCAAAATTAAGTCTCCTCCAAAATATTGTCCGGAATTCAAATATAATGTATATTATGCAACATATTTTGACGATCCTGATGGCAATTACTTGGAGGTAGTATATACAGATCTAATAAGCGCTAAGAGATATTACAGCACATATAAGAGTAAATAATAGACATTATTTATAGAAAGTAAAAAAGAAAATCCGGCCTTGACTCCGCCGTGCAGCCGGGGGATGAGCGATACTTCACCTAACAATGCTGTCACGCAAGGATGTACAAGGTCTGAGTCCCTGATTTAGCGCCTGAAAAAAGCGTCCCTGGTACGCCACACCGATTTGCAGAGCGGTGACGGAGCACCACCCACCTCTATCTTCGCCGGGCAGGCTTGCCCTTGATAGACTAGGTACGGTTCAGCTAGAGGCTTTACTGCTCATCGGCGTCGTGACAGCTGAGACGTTAGGCGAAATGTTCGGCGTAAAAAAGAAAGGAGAACAGAATGATGCTTAAAAAAGGTATTGAGGTAGTAAAAAGTAATGGTATCAATTACCTATATAAAAACGGTAAGAAGATTAAGTATAAACCATGGCTTGGGGATTTATTTTCTTTTTTATATGACTCAATAATGGCAAACTCGGTATTCCCTAAGAAGTTTGAGGCTTCTATCGAAAAGCATACTCAATTTCTTAAAAATGAATATAGTAGCATTCATAATAGTGAAGTTTTAGAATTAGCAACAGGTAGCGGACACCTGTCTGAAATACTCCCGTATGATAATAGATATACTACAGGAATAGACATAAGTGAAGGTTTATTGAAAATTGCATATAAAAAATTTAATAATGCTGGTTTCAGAAATTTTGAGTTATTTTTATGTAGTGCTGAAGATCTACCTTTTCGAGATAATTTTTTTGATATTTGCGTATGTAATTTATCTTTAAATTTCTTTAGTCAGTTAGAAACTGTTATAAAAGAAATAAAAAGGGTATTAAACAACAAGTCATTAAAGATATTGGATGTCGGGTGCGGAACAGGAAGGCATGCAATTGAATTGTCAAAAAGAGGATATTTGGTTACAGGTATTGATTTATCAGAGGCACAACTTAAAAGAGCAAAAGAAAAAGCAGAAAGTAATAATCTCAAAATTGATTTTCTAAAGCTAGATGCAAGAAATTTGCCTTTTGACAATGAATTTGATGTTGCTATAATGCTTTGTGAGGGTGGATTTCCTAGGTATAAACCATCCTGCCTGAAGGAGAAGAGGTACAAGGGTCCTCACAAGTACAAACGCGTTTGCCGTTTACCCAGGAAATCTTGGGACACTCCCATTTATCCCTTGGAGCTCTTCCCTTACCCCTACAAGGGTAGGCATATTTAAAAGGAGTTCCATCCTTAGGGCAGAGCGGACGGCCTGACTCATCAAAACCAGGCTTAAGAAGCTCGGGATTGGTGTTTCTTGGATTTAATGGGATTATGGCTTTTTCAAAGCCGCACTCATTAAGCAGGAATGGATAGGTATCGTAGGTATCGAATATGGAATCGCCAATAAAGGTGTAGAGAGAGGTATCCGGATGCATATTGAGGAAGTCTTGAAGGACAGGTTTTAATGAGGTAGAGTCACCGATGGATTTATCCTCTTCGGGAGAGTCAGATTTTTTGTCTATTTCAACTTCCGGATGTTTTTCTTTGAAATCATCATTAAGGAAGGTAATATTTCTGACGATGCCGAGAGCATTGGTAAGGATAGTGAACTTATAAACGTAACAGAAGTGGCCGTTAATAAAGAGTTGTTTAACCTCATTATTGGAAGAAGCACATGAAGGCATCAAGTTATAGGCCATCTGGTATAGATTTACATCGGGGTTATCTTTATAAGCTCTTTTAAGCCTTTTTATAAGTGCATTTAGGAACTTGGGGTTATTCTCAGCAACGTAAGCTTCAATACCGGAAGTATCAAAAATGAGGGTAGAAGCAAGTTGGGAGTTGATTTTTTGACAAATGGGTTCTGTGATATCTACAAGGTTTTCAAAAAGGTCCTTAATATGTTCAACAAAATCCTTTTTAAACCTTGAGAACTGAGAATCATCGGGGACACTATCGAAAAACCCACAAAACTCTCGGGCTTCTCTGCAAAGGAGCAAAAATATAATTAACAAAGAGACTATAGGTATACCGAGAATTTTTTGAAGGATTAAAGCTGAAAGCATTGAAACCAAGGAATATTTCCTATCCCTTCCCAGGTAACTGTAGTAAGCACGATGGAAGGTAAGAGGGATATAAGATTCTAAATCAAAATATTCTGAGAGAAGGTTTAGGAAAGAAGGTTTGTTATTTTGGAACAAGTCTTTGCATTGGGAGTAAATGTCAGCGATAGTCATTTGTTTAAATGGTTTAAGCATTTGATTTTCTTCCTCCTTATTAGTGGTAATATTTCAATTTTCAACATAATTATACACTATTTGGGGGAGGAAATCAATATAAAAATTATGCTAAAACCCTATAATTTAAAGGGTTTCAGCATTTTACAAATAACTAAGTCATAAATAGAAGGAAGGAGGTTAATATTTCATGAAGTGTGAAGATATTATTACATTTTTTAAAAATAACAAGCATGAATTTGAAAAATATGGAGTTAGAAAAATCGGATTATTTGGATCATATGCTAAAAACCAGGAAGATGAAGATAGTGATATTGATGTTTTAGTTGAATTTAAAGAGGGGAATAAAACTTTTGATAATTATATGGACTTAAAATTTTATTTAGAGGATAGATTTAATAAACAAGTTGATTTAGTAATAAATGAAAATATAAAAGAGGATTTAAAAAAAGAAATTTTAGGAAGTGCTAGATATGCGTGATTATAGAATATATCTAAATGATATTATGAATTGTATTAAAAAGATAAAAAAATATACAGAGAATATATCATATGATGAGTTTGATAAGAACGAATTAGTTCAAGATGGAGTTTATAGGAGAACTAGTAATGAATAATACCCCTTTATCAGAACCGTATTTTATTATTAACTAT contains:
- a CDS encoding VOC family protein translates to MSKKRIPFIHHIELNVTDIKKSVAFYSPILKWLGFRRFVVRGWVSDNLLICIWRKTVKEKRLVDGAGLHHLAFGVETQEEVDAFYNEVLLKINGVKIKSPPKYCPEFKYNVYYATYFDDPDGNYLEVVYTDLISAKRYYSTYKSK
- a CDS encoding GNAT family N-acetyltransferase encodes the protein MNGIRFIPMVYFLKPVRLVYPSVEYKESFIAANEEYKSMGEAFENIEKLEADFVGYIDRLNNYRKGIDLPENWVPYTTFWLVEGNEGNEYIGTGYVRHALTNNLKAIGGHIGYGIRPSCRRKGYGRFILKLLLEEAAKLGIRNALVTCSPDNEGSKRIIEANGGILLDEIIAELDGKPRKTLRYRINTGFTNNMLWDEKGIWYHGSPHVFDVLRAGSTITQDEKLARAFSHKPSALLVDDCGGITHNGTQPGFLYAIDEAIIPGEDIYLHPRTTMTLGKEWLTVRELKVRLIDIDECKWSNL
- a CDS encoding transposase, whose product is MLKPFKQMTIADIYSQCKDLFQNNKPSFLNLLSEYFDLESYIPLTFHRAYYSYLGRDRKYSLVSMLSALILQKILGIPIVSLLIIFLLLCREAREFCGFFDSVPDDSQFSRFKKDFVEHIKDLFENLVDITEPICQKINSQLASTLIFDTSGIEAYVAENNPKFLNALIKRLKRAYKDNPDVNLYQMAYNLMPSCASSNNEVKQLFINGHFCYVYKFTILTNALGIVRNITFLNDDFKEKHPEVEIDKKSDSPEEDKSIGDSTSLKPVLQDFLNMHPDTSLYTFIGDSIFDTYDTYPFLLNECGFEKAIIPLNPRNTNPELLKPGFDESGRPLCPKDGTPFKYAYPCRGKGRAPRDKWECPKISWVNGKRVCTCEDPCTSSPSGRMVYT
- a CDS encoding GNAT family N-acetyltransferase, which codes for MKVELAVINKRKGILLEELEIRVCSDEELDLLAILNKQLIEDEKHDNKMNIEQLRERMKGFIHTDYVAYLFERNSETIGYALIDHTRKPLYLRQFFICREVRRQGYGKTAFKKLIELLNTETVDIEVLSWNDRGIGFWRSLGFKG
- a CDS encoding GNAT family N-acetyltransferase; the protein is MGETIVLRPMMESDWSLLEEWNNDPNVLYYSEAEDVQGWPPNAVRELYRSVSQNAFCFIIEYNDIPVGECWLQKMNLPDITKEFSGLDTRRIDIMIGEKDYWGRGIGTTTISLLTKLGFEDEKADIIFGCNIADYNKRSLCAFLKNGFELYKTVEEPEGCKAKHSYYVLLKKERYAEILFARYRGINQFGKAYEYMLSNDTHAPGSVDRMLADKMVRLCDDTKKLLYAEPVPCSYEKGLRPALEAFVEHAVRGADSDEEILDRLLDALLPIVKKGEDITLDQMLFGGLEEEIIMRGSDWCTDMARVACILAQLAGIPARIIYAFNLKSAYSGHALIEAFYRGKWGVVDPIRGMRYLKGEDGSPASAWDLMNKNPVKAFSAGRADVVDYDQYLGVAVADYKVSDRKQFDYSVSTLNDYCKAILEESIKGWPNGLRWIFGEDSN
- a CDS encoding phage integrase N-terminal SAM-like domain-containing protein — protein: MPKSWSVVVLPKLLEELQLKGYSPKTRKSYIGHVRRFALFFGDEPERVVVEHVRQYLLELISKHNHSHVYVNQAASALKFLMANVLKDKVAECIDIPRCKKE
- a CDS encoding nucleotidyltransferase family protein yields the protein MKCEDIITFFKNNKHEFEKYGVRKIGLFGSYAKNQEDEDSDIDVLVEFKEGNKTFDNYMDLKFYLEDRFNKQVDLVINENIKEDLKKEILGSARYA